Proteins encoded in a region of the Fibrobacter sp. UWB15 genome:
- a CDS encoding glycoside hydrolase family 9 protein: MPVKKNLFAALTIAAFVSFAFAAEQEQPTPYDLIRPVYPLTWDTTVFDHYDTTVTKKHNMVPRNRTPASYVPNALIPDTLNQAYLDAINYRMSPIRINQAGYLESDPEKQFYYVGTATTFEVVDIDGNSLNPKVTGSLVSSGFQTSSDWTIIAGTNAATNDQKRYQVDITGQSGIIQVGHIPGNVPTDTRLRIKVGNDISSTFIVSDKVYSMVKDAALKFYGINRSGDGDSWFHPASHMKDGAGAVVTGAADVRDQYNASLAGTLQGGYYDCGDHLKESQTQMYAFMVAAVLAATNADADEDHYAFNHGETVNKDGVPDMMREAKHGADYVLRAYVRAKGVIDDMALSVGNFGSDHGWWGRPENSDLLPVDGSAAATDRGGPMSRTVRLGEIGANIGGETAAGLALVGKLYSDYKDPKYEAFADSCLKVAKEMYEFAKSMAQGKTYKNNTEAAGWSSPAYNGNNEYFDDLALASVALWYATGDSKYGDDAIRSKTLGTTVPQSFMENCVGCFDGGWFVTDNKGFLKNVKNTSWANAYAYATYALYKLILADENKAINEFGLTKEERLNAIEDCIMSMIHNLSDVSAGSATIVLPRKDPSNYMVQDIGWKGNEVKYDPIWFSMQTDQTWIYNRYQAGNIFEVLAYADVAKDIEKQNLALPNLGTPDWKSDEMHQLGINQLNYLLGVNPWDVSYILGVGDKNDAHPHHRAANPEGKNMPGAGYKYRPPVGALYGGVTPGATNSMVPDNKSWEDYHKSETCIDAAATLVSSGMLAAAKFDRTIAPGVSVEIRHVSMDSAIVVVKLSTRGTASLYYGTDEASMTETAVPDDNAAGVQHEIILRGLQPGTAYHFYAVGQNAYVPENLTIKYMVDSTKTPFSFTTLNTVESAQITNVTVCNMFGDSAEVMWYTPNGEYESKIYWDTVPHATASEYAFNSGAGNADVSGIPTKFHYVKIGGLKEKTTYYYMVESNGQFTNVDEKTGEMLKFTTPVGWYDFSVRAYQYDFGGTEFLNLNIYNNEARPFDSLTLRMYFTALPEEVEKCATLIDSDICQAYDEAGFNKPCENDRELRDLMRAALPVRLDDTYDATTGKYSYYFPVPLGSSIIKSQSRLRVDLTYSSGISNDNYQTCETLRQPAKKHMDKTTGDWSWAPHKFLDDGADYDGMPYEDKDYGDIDGEIPVNPYIVVYRKDEFIWGYSPSAQEMSTKRAHYKMDVNFDAPFNVSNNSYVQIDQTSSTVYVKGYAQISEQGYITRIWANGTEIKTVIDRIGDEIFLLDYENHEIIAHYNVTSGNGTIDSTGLWTLNIPVKMKIGSNKIDLTLFAGANPECEECSENGGCAFVNRTYYVQFTRGNLTASSLTIKNEAGNPVASPADPSNTRFYVYLNDKDKAGTSAPIEVLVINGKKNDTLKVKMVEDASNPGSFKSANAITATSIAPEARNNSQISFFAGDTIQVIYIDPDDEEDVSKQSFFAESKYPEPTKVLAQDSDCDNIADKLVVTFSNALTSDYSFDSIRVYLSGMADTVTLKVDPASALDQSDVVVDLPATLGIEENAAPAGMSTVYMKAEGATNASRMAISDGILPQLMSVTILENPNREYPEDTVMIAFTEPVILNSASTWPLDIVGVTGAAISVVGKATTTNDGKSWMFAITGNTDGAFVKEGATVMVKGNQVADKALNVLDPTLICKTVKVAETPRPVPVTLAEMRDHEGDGYPDELYMKFAKKLRDKDMLDSFVVEWGLKGEVRSMLPEWEHTFEYGTHEETKMAADSSLATVTVADTFSVITIKLGPANTFAYGSTTGSYDGYGRVTPRLGPEGGFFDKYYPVVDKCPPVILTAVWQGFDVGDDSYGSQDYVTLTLSEPLDTVPTGAYVVERKREANAGVFFSPKQNPSLSLTYMTHSTSAKLGYKHKYNEAIWIADSVRLISDPETSYFKDLFGQYAGYATPWVPVTGSVSKIKFTITAVDGVTKSRNANSVYYGGVPMDPNVNFRLTTLNKSNETVVVAEGNSKLHDVLSSPIRNYVHGGPVFMVEIALPDVLDKTELGEAKRDYDVNLEMDIFNNMGSYVNRATYSFKSSQLQEYISASSTLTLYLEWCAPEDYPKSADGKKIGTGPYIAKFNTKAKSEYLPQKADEGDRTETFKDSDTFTRTFGFRRAKN, from the coding sequence GTGCCCGTTAAAAAGAATCTGTTTGCCGCGCTTACTATAGCTGCGTTTGTTTCGTTTGCCTTTGCCGCCGAGCAAGAGCAGCCTACGCCCTACGACCTGATTCGCCCGGTCTACCCGCTTACGTGGGATACGACTGTCTTTGATCATTACGATACGACGGTGACCAAGAAGCACAATATGGTGCCCAGGAACCGCACTCCTGCCTCTTACGTACCGAACGCCTTGATTCCCGATACCTTGAACCAGGCTTATTTGGATGCGATTAACTACCGTATGTCGCCGATTCGTATTAACCAGGCCGGTTACTTGGAAAGTGACCCTGAAAAGCAGTTCTACTACGTGGGTACGGCGACGACGTTCGAAGTGGTCGATATTGACGGTAATTCCCTGAACCCGAAGGTGACAGGTTCTTTAGTCAGTAGCGGTTTCCAGACCTCTTCGGATTGGACTATCATTGCCGGTACTAATGCGGCTACGAATGACCAGAAGCGTTACCAGGTGGATATTACGGGACAGTCCGGTATTATTCAGGTGGGTCACATTCCTGGTAACGTTCCGACGGACACCCGTTTGCGCATCAAGGTCGGAAACGATATTTCGAGTACCTTCATTGTGAGTGACAAGGTGTATTCCATGGTGAAGGATGCTGCCCTCAAGTTCTACGGCATTAACCGTAGTGGTGATGGTGATTCCTGGTTCCACCCCGCAAGCCACATGAAAGATGGTGCTGGTGCTGTAGTTACGGGTGCTGCTGATGTACGCGACCAGTATAATGCCTCTCTTGCGGGAACTTTGCAAGGTGGTTACTATGACTGCGGTGACCACTTGAAGGAATCCCAGACTCAGATGTATGCCTTTATGGTTGCCGCCGTTCTTGCTGCTACCAATGCTGATGCCGACGAAGACCACTATGCCTTTAACCACGGTGAAACGGTGAATAAGGACGGTGTCCCGGATATGATGCGCGAAGCAAAGCATGGCGCTGATTATGTGTTGCGTGCCTATGTCCGTGCCAAGGGTGTGATTGACGATATGGCTCTTTCTGTGGGTAACTTCGGTTCTGACCACGGTTGGTGGGGCCGTCCTGAAAATAGCGACTTGCTTCCTGTTGATGGTTCTGCTGCAGCGACGGACCGTGGTGGTCCTATGTCTCGTACCGTGCGCCTTGGCGAAATCGGTGCAAATATCGGTGGTGAAACGGCGGCGGGCCTTGCCCTTGTGGGTAAGCTTTATTCCGATTATAAGGATCCTAAGTATGAGGCTTTTGCTGACAGCTGTTTGAAGGTTGCAAAGGAAATGTATGAATTTGCAAAATCGATGGCTCAGGGCAAGACCTATAAGAATAATACCGAAGCTGCCGGCTGGTCTTCTCCGGCCTACAACGGCAACAACGAATATTTCGATGATTTGGCACTCGCCTCTGTTGCCCTTTGGTATGCCACAGGTGATTCGAAGTATGGTGACGACGCTATCCGTTCCAAGACGCTTGGCACGACGGTTCCGCAGTCGTTCATGGAAAACTGCGTGGGTTGCTTCGACGGTGGTTGGTTCGTGACAGATAACAAGGGCTTCCTTAAGAATGTCAAGAATACCAGCTGGGCAAATGCCTACGCCTATGCGACCTATGCTCTTTATAAGTTGATTCTTGCTGACGAAAACAAGGCCATTAATGAATTTGGCTTGACAAAGGAAGAACGCCTCAACGCCATTGAAGACTGTATCATGAGCATGATCCACAACTTGAGTGACGTGAGTGCTGGTTCGGCGACAATCGTTTTGCCCCGCAAGGATCCTTCTAACTACATGGTCCAGGATATCGGCTGGAAGGGTAACGAAGTCAAGTATGACCCGATTTGGTTCTCGATGCAGACGGACCAGACCTGGATTTACAACCGTTATCAGGCCGGTAACATCTTTGAAGTTTTGGCATATGCCGACGTCGCCAAGGATATTGAAAAACAGAATTTGGCTCTCCCGAACTTGGGCACCCCCGACTGGAAATCCGATGAAATGCACCAGCTGGGTATTAATCAGTTGAACTACTTGTTGGGCGTGAACCCGTGGGATGTGTCCTACATTTTGGGCGTTGGCGACAAGAACGATGCTCACCCGCACCATCGTGCCGCTAACCCCGAAGGCAAGAATATGCCGGGTGCCGGTTACAAGTACCGCCCGCCTGTTGGCGCCCTTTATGGTGGCGTGACTCCGGGGGCTACAAACTCCATGGTTCCCGACAACAAGAGCTGGGAAGACTACCATAAGTCTGAAACCTGTATCGATGCCGCGGCAACTCTTGTGAGTTCTGGTATGCTTGCTGCCGCCAAGTTCGATCGCACGATTGCCCCGGGCGTGAGCGTGGAAATCCGTCACGTGAGCATGGACTCTGCCATTGTGGTGGTCAAACTTTCGACTCGTGGTACGGCAAGCCTTTACTACGGTACCGACGAAGCTTCGATGACCGAAACTGCCGTTCCGGACGACAATGCGGCCGGCGTGCAGCACGAAATTATCTTGCGTGGCTTGCAGCCCGGTACTGCCTACCATTTCTACGCCGTGGGCCAAAATGCCTATGTGCCGGAAAACCTGACCATCAAGTATATGGTGGATTCTACCAAGACTCCGTTCAGCTTTACCACTCTCAATACGGTGGAAAGCGCCCAGATTACGAATGTGACTGTCTGTAATATGTTTGGAGACAGTGCCGAAGTCATGTGGTATACTCCGAATGGCGAATACGAATCCAAGATTTATTGGGATACAGTCCCGCATGCTACCGCTTCTGAATACGCCTTTAATAGTGGGGCAGGCAATGCCGACGTGTCGGGCATTCCGACCAAGTTCCACTACGTAAAGATTGGCGGCCTTAAAGAAAAGACGACATACTACTACATGGTCGAAAGTAACGGTCAGTTCACCAATGTTGACGAAAAGACGGGAGAAATGCTCAAGTTTACGACTCCGGTGGGTTGGTACGACTTTAGTGTCCGTGCTTATCAGTATGACTTCGGTGGCACTGAATTCCTGAACCTGAACATCTATAACAACGAGGCGCGTCCATTCGATAGCTTGACGCTTCGAATGTACTTTACGGCACTCCCCGAAGAAGTTGAAAAATGCGCCACCTTGATTGACTCCGATATTTGCCAGGCCTACGATGAAGCTGGCTTCAACAAACCCTGCGAAAATGACCGCGAACTCCGCGACTTGATGCGTGCTGCATTGCCTGTGCGTTTGGATGACACTTACGATGCAACGACAGGAAAGTATTCCTATTACTTCCCGGTTCCTTTGGGATCGTCTATTATCAAGTCCCAGTCACGCTTGCGTGTTGACTTGACCTATTCTTCGGGTATTTCTAATGACAATTACCAGACTTGCGAAACACTTCGCCAGCCTGCAAAGAAGCACATGGACAAGACGACCGGTGACTGGTCCTGGGCTCCGCATAAGTTCCTGGACGATGGTGCCGATTACGATGGTATGCCGTATGAAGACAAGGACTATGGCGATATCGATGGTGAAATTCCTGTCAATCCTTATATTGTGGTTTATCGTAAAGATGAATTCATTTGGGGGTATAGCCCCTCGGCGCAGGAAATGTCGACCAAGCGTGCCCATTACAAGATGGATGTGAACTTTGATGCTCCGTTCAATGTGTCTAACAATTCTTACGTGCAGATTGACCAGACCAGCAGCACGGTGTACGTGAAGGGTTATGCCCAGATTTCTGAACAGGGCTACATTACCCGTATCTGGGCAAACGGTACCGAAATCAAGACGGTTATTGATCGAATTGGTGACGAAATCTTCTTGCTCGATTACGAAAATCACGAAATCATCGCTCATTACAACGTGACGAGTGGCAACGGCACCATTGACTCGACCGGCCTCTGGACGCTCAATATTCCGGTGAAGATGAAGATCGGTAGCAACAAGATTGACTTGACGCTTTTTGCCGGTGCAAACCCCGAATGTGAAGAATGTTCCGAAAACGGCGGTTGTGCTTTCGTTAACCGTACCTACTACGTGCAGTTCACTCGCGGCAACCTCACGGCCTCTAGCCTCACCATCAAGAATGAAGCTGGCAACCCGGTGGCATCTCCGGCCGACCCGTCTAACACCCGCTTCTATGTTTACCTGAACGACAAGGATAAGGCAGGAACTTCTGCCCCGATCGAAGTCCTGGTAATCAACGGCAAGAAGAACGATACCCTTAAGGTGAAGATGGTGGAAGACGCTTCTAACCCGGGTAGCTTCAAGAGTGCAAATGCCATTACGGCAACCTCCATTGCTCCGGAAGCAAGAAATAATTCCCAGATTTCGTTCTTCGCGGGTGACACGATCCAGGTGATTTACATTGACCCCGATGACGAAGAAGACGTTTCTAAGCAGAGCTTCTTTGCCGAATCCAAGTACCCCGAACCCACGAAGGTCTTGGCTCAGGATAGCGACTGCGACAACATTGCCGACAAGCTGGTGGTGACATTCAGCAATGCGCTGACAAGCGACTACAGCTTCGACAGCATTCGCGTGTACCTGTCCGGCATGGCCGATACGGTGACGCTCAAGGTCGACCCGGCCTCGGCTCTGGACCAGAGCGACGTGGTGGTGGATTTGCCTGCAACGCTCGGTATCGAAGAAAATGCCGCTCCTGCGGGCATGTCTACGGTGTACATGAAGGCTGAAGGCGCTACCAACGCAAGTCGCATGGCAATTTCCGATGGCATTCTGCCGCAGCTAATGAGCGTGACGATTCTTGAAAATCCGAATCGCGAATATCCGGAAGATACCGTGATGATCGCCTTTACCGAACCGGTGATTCTCAATTCCGCAAGCACTTGGCCGTTGGATATTGTCGGCGTCACCGGTGCCGCCATTAGCGTGGTGGGCAAGGCGACTACGACTAACGACGGCAAGAGCTGGATGTTTGCCATTACCGGCAACACCGATGGCGCTTTCGTTAAGGAAGGTGCTACGGTCATGGTGAAGGGCAACCAGGTGGCCGACAAGGCCTTGAACGTGCTTGACCCGACTCTGATTTGTAAGACGGTCAAGGTGGCGGAAACCCCGAGGCCGGTACCTGTTACTCTTGCCGAAATGCGTGACCACGAAGGCGACGGCTACCCCGACGAACTCTACATGAAGTTTGCCAAGAAGCTCCGCGACAAGGACATGCTCGACAGCTTTGTGGTGGAATGGGGCCTGAAGGGCGAAGTCCGCAGCATGTTGCCCGAATGGGAACATACGTTTGAATATGGTACCCACGAAGAAACCAAGATGGCTGCCGATTCGTCTCTTGCGACTGTGACGGTTGCCGATACGTTCTCGGTGATTACCATTAAGCTTGGCCCTGCAAATACGTTTGCCTACGGTTCGACCACCGGCTCTTACGACGGTTATGGCCGCGTGACGCCGCGCCTTGGTCCAGAAGGCGGCTTCTTTGACAAGTATTACCCTGTTGTGGACAAGTGCCCGCCGGTGATTTTGACCGCGGTGTGGCAGGGCTTCGATGTGGGCGACGATTCCTACGGTTCTCAGGACTACGTGACCCTTACGCTGTCTGAACCGCTCGATACCGTGCCTACCGGCGCCTATGTGGTGGAACGCAAGCGCGAAGCCAATGCAGGCGTGTTCTTTAGCCCCAAGCAGAACCCCAGTCTTTCGCTGACTTACATGACGCACTCCACTTCGGCAAAGCTTGGCTACAAGCACAAGTATAACGAAGCCATTTGGATTGCGGACTCCGTGCGCCTGATCTCTGATCCGGAAACGAGCTACTTCAAGGATCTGTTTGGCCAGTATGCAGGCTACGCTACTCCGTGGGTGCCTGTGACCGGTTCTGTGTCCAAGATCAAGTTCACCATTACGGCTGTGGATGGCGTGACCAAGTCCAGGAACGCGAACTCGGTTTACTATGGCGGCGTCCCGATGGATCCGAATGTGAACTTCCGCTTGACGACTTTGAACAAGAGCAACGAAACGGTTGTGGTGGCCGAAGGCAACAGCAAGCTGCACGACGTGCTGAGCTCCCCGATTCGTAACTACGTTCATGGCGGCCCGGTCTTTATGGTCGAAATCGCATTGCCCGATGTGTTGGACAAGACGGAACTCGGCGAAGCCAAGCGCGATTACGATGTCAATCTTGAAATGGATATCTTCAACAACATGGGCTCTTATGTGAACAGGGCGACATACTCCTTCAAGTCGTCGCAGCTCCAGGAATACATTTCGGCAAGCAGCACGCTGACCCTTTATCTGGAATGGTGTGCACCGGAAGATTATCCGAAGAGCGCCGACGGCAAGAAGATTGGTACTGGACCTTATATAGCGAAGTTCAATACCAAGGCCAAGAGCGAATACCTGCCACAGAAGGCTGACGAAGGTGACCGAACCGAAACGTTCAAGGATTCGGATACCTTCACCAGAACCTTCGGTTTCAGAAGGGCCAAGAATTAA
- a CDS encoding fumarate hydratase encodes MAFKYEATVQHGEDTTEYVNLGKDGVSVAEFEGKKILKVAPEALTKIAQAAFEEVEFCLRPAHTAKVAKILQDPEASDNDKFVALTMLKNACVAAKGILPFCQDTGTAICVAHKGQQVWTGFDDAEAISEGIYNAYTTKNLRYSQIAPLTMYEEKNTGCNLPAQIDIHAEEGAEMKFLFVAKGGGSANKTYYWPMTKALLNPKSLEKFLAEKVKTLGTAACPPYHLAIVIGGTSAEMNTHMVKLASCGYLDDIPTTGSEGGRIFRDLEMEEKVLHICQKTGIGAQFGGKYLVHDVRVIRAPRHAASCPVSIGVSCSADRNIKAKIDENGLWLEKMEHHPENYIPAGNAVNLAPAVEIDLDRPMKEVLADLTKYPVKTRLSLKGTMIVARDMAHAKIAEIFDKQERGEELTDEEKTVLKVVSDHPIYYAGPAKTPAGMPTGSFGPTTANRMDPYVMRFQSKGASMIMVAKGNRSQDVTDACKKYGGFFLGSIGGPAAILAEQNILSNDIVAFPELGMEAIRKITIKDFPAFILVDDKGNNFFEGLI; translated from the coding sequence ATGGCATTCAAATACGAAGCTACCGTCCAGCACGGTGAAGATACTACCGAATACGTGAACCTCGGTAAAGACGGCGTTTCCGTCGCCGAATTCGAAGGCAAAAAGATTCTGAAGGTCGCCCCCGAGGCGCTCACCAAGATCGCCCAAGCCGCTTTCGAAGAAGTGGAATTCTGCCTGCGTCCGGCCCACACGGCCAAGGTCGCCAAGATTTTGCAGGATCCGGAAGCTTCGGACAACGACAAGTTCGTGGCCCTCACCATGCTCAAGAACGCCTGCGTCGCCGCCAAGGGCATTCTCCCGTTCTGCCAGGACACGGGTACGGCCATCTGCGTCGCCCACAAGGGCCAGCAGGTCTGGACGGGCTTCGACGACGCCGAAGCGATTTCCGAAGGTATCTACAACGCCTACACCACGAAGAACCTGCGCTACAGCCAGATTGCACCCTTGACCATGTACGAAGAAAAGAACACCGGTTGCAACCTGCCTGCCCAGATCGACATCCACGCCGAAGAAGGCGCCGAGATGAAGTTCTTGTTCGTCGCCAAGGGCGGCGGCTCTGCCAACAAGACTTACTACTGGCCCATGACCAAGGCGCTCCTCAACCCGAAGTCCTTGGAAAAGTTCCTCGCCGAAAAGGTGAAGACCTTGGGTACTGCGGCTTGCCCTCCGTACCACCTCGCGATCGTAATTGGCGGAACCTCTGCCGAAATGAACACCCACATGGTGAAGCTCGCTAGCTGCGGCTACCTCGACGATATTCCGACCACGGGTTCCGAAGGCGGCCGCATTTTCCGCGACCTCGAAATGGAAGAAAAGGTTCTGCACATCTGCCAGAAGACGGGCATTGGCGCCCAGTTCGGCGGCAAGTACCTGGTGCACGACGTTCGCGTGATCCGCGCTCCGCGTCACGCCGCAAGCTGCCCGGTTTCTATCGGCGTCAGCTGCTCTGCCGACCGCAACATCAAGGCAAAGATTGACGAGAACGGCCTCTGGCTCGAAAAGATGGAACACCATCCGGAAAACTACATTCCGGCAGGCAATGCCGTGAACCTCGCTCCGGCTGTGGAAATCGACCTTGACCGCCCGATGAAGGAAGTGCTCGCCGACCTCACCAAGTATCCGGTGAAGACGCGCCTCAGCCTCAAGGGTACGATGATTGTGGCCCGCGACATGGCTCACGCGAAGATTGCCGAAATCTTCGACAAGCAGGAACGCGGCGAAGAACTTACGGACGAAGAAAAGACCGTGCTCAAGGTCGTGTCTGACCACCCGATTTACTACGCCGGTCCGGCCAAGACTCCGGCAGGCATGCCCACCGGTAGCTTCGGCCCGACGACCGCCAACCGCATGGACCCGTACGTGATGCGCTTCCAGAGCAAGGGTGCTTCGATGATCATGGTCGCGAAGGGCAACCGCAGCCAGGACGTCACCGACGCCTGCAAGAAGTACGGCGGATTCTTCCTCGGTTCTATCGGCGGTCCGGCAGCCATCCTCGCTGAACAGAACATCCTCAGCAACGACATCGTGGCCTTCCCGGAACTCGGCATGGAAGCCATCCGCAAGATCACCATCAAGGACTTCCCTGCATTCATCTTGGTCGATGACAAGGGAAATAATTTCTTCGAAGGACTGATTTAG
- a CDS encoding DUF4423 domain-containing protein: protein MLNINEISDYRDLLKNYYTQRKLDMPLYSYKIMGQKLGLETSQIFRVLNKELHLPNHSIPLAKDLLDLKGRSGEIFEILVAAAKAKSQTKKEKLYKMALSLQDVDLRKFSASEYLFLSKWWIPVVRALIEMNGGHAEVSRLVKQISPAVSEDQIREAITVLKDLKLITPLASERYAATTANFTSAGSPTKTSAIRSYQNQLLALAQNALVAVEPSKRNISSLLVGVDDECFADLNEMTIEFRRQVQKRVAEVKDANRAMQFVFAFYPVAEVSKGMQPKKIGVKK, encoded by the coding sequence ATGCTCAACATTAACGAAATAAGCGATTACAGGGATTTACTCAAGAACTACTATACCCAGCGCAAGCTGGATATGCCTCTGTATTCCTACAAGATAATGGGGCAAAAATTGGGGCTTGAAACAAGCCAGATTTTCCGAGTGCTGAACAAGGAACTGCACCTGCCAAACCACAGCATTCCTCTGGCCAAGGACCTATTGGATTTAAAAGGACGCAGCGGTGAAATTTTCGAAATCCTGGTGGCCGCAGCCAAGGCAAAATCCCAGACGAAAAAAGAGAAGCTCTACAAAATGGCCCTTTCGCTGCAAGATGTCGACTTGCGCAAGTTCAGCGCCAGCGAATACCTGTTCCTGAGCAAGTGGTGGATTCCCGTGGTGCGAGCCCTTATCGAGATGAACGGCGGCCATGCCGAAGTTTCTCGCCTGGTAAAACAGATATCGCCTGCGGTTTCTGAAGACCAGATTCGCGAAGCCATAACGGTTTTGAAGGATTTAAAGCTGATTACGCCGCTCGCCTCGGAACGCTACGCCGCAACAACAGCTAATTTTACATCGGCAGGGTCTCCGACAAAGACCTCCGCCATCCGCAGCTATCAAAACCAGCTTTTGGCACTTGCGCAAAACGCCCTGGTAGCCGTGGAGCCCTCGAAGCGAAACATTTCTTCGCTGTTGGTGGGCGTAGACGATGAATGTTTTGCCGACTTGAACGAAATGACGATTGAATTTAGACGCCAGGTGCAAAAAAGAGTTGCCGAAGTAAAAGACGCGAACCGCGCCATGCAATTCGTATTTGCCTTTTACCCAGTAGCCGAAGTTTCCAAAGGCATGCAACCCAAAAAAATAGGAGTAAAAAAATGA
- the rnc gene encoding ribonuclease III has product MSDTNLLHKVLKLWFRQKSDGGLEAKLGYRFKDPELLAHALVHRSFLTGTDMPYVSNNERLEFLGDSVLNMLTTEYLYKTYPDDPEGELSKRKSAIVSGHACAQSSKEWSLSEYVKVGKAEEKLGGRGKESILADAYEAVLGAVYLDGGLDEVRAILNKFHFPRVQEIISAEDFINHKSELLEYLQGKLRTVPEYVVVDESGPEHQKVFTVEVHVDGRVYGRGQGGNKKKAEQEASRVSLEMLLTEAAKAEAEKGPEEPKPKKQKQRHVGLP; this is encoded by the coding sequence ATGTCTGATACAAACCTTCTACACAAAGTGCTTAAACTCTGGTTTCGCCAGAAGTCCGATGGCGGGCTTGAGGCGAAGCTCGGGTACCGGTTCAAGGACCCCGAACTGTTGGCGCATGCGCTGGTGCACCGCTCCTTTTTGACGGGCACAGACATGCCTTATGTGAGCAACAACGAACGCCTGGAATTTTTGGGCGATTCCGTGCTGAACATGCTCACCACCGAATACCTTTACAAGACTTACCCCGACGACCCTGAAGGCGAACTTTCCAAGCGCAAGAGCGCGATTGTTTCGGGACATGCCTGCGCGCAGTCGTCTAAGGAATGGAGCCTGAGCGAATACGTGAAGGTGGGGAAGGCCGAAGAAAAGCTCGGCGGTCGCGGCAAAGAAAGCATTCTGGCCGACGCTTACGAAGCGGTTCTTGGCGCCGTCTACTTGGATGGCGGCCTCGACGAGGTCCGCGCGATTTTGAACAAATTCCACTTTCCGCGGGTGCAGGAAATCATTTCTGCCGAGGACTTCATCAACCACAAGAGCGAACTCCTGGAATACCTGCAGGGCAAGCTCCGCACGGTTCCGGAATACGTGGTGGTCGATGAATCGGGCCCGGAACACCAGAAGGTGTTCACGGTCGAAGTCCATGTGGACGGACGCGTGTACGGTCGCGGTCAGGGCGGCAACAAGAAGAAAGCCGAGCAGGAGGCTTCTCGCGTGTCGCTTGAAATGCTTTTAACCGAAGCCGCCAAGGCCGAAGCTGAAAAAGGCCCGGAAGAACCGAAGCCTAAAAAGCAGAAGCAGCGCCACGTCGGCCTGCCGTAA
- the acpP gene encoding acyl carrier protein gives MNEEIFKKVTAVIVDKLGVKAEDVKPESEFGNDLGADSLDRVELVMALEDEFEVEILDSDAEKFQKVADVVAFIEAKKA, from the coding sequence ATGAACGAAGAAATTTTCAAGAAGGTCACCGCTGTTATCGTTGACAAGCTCGGCGTTAAGGCTGAAGATGTGAAGCCGGAATCCGAATTCGGTAACGACCTCGGTGCCGACTCCCTCGACCGCGTGGAACTCGTGATGGCCCTCGAAGACGAATTCGAAGTCGAAATCCTCGACTCCGACGCCGAAAAGTTCCAGAAGGTTGCTGACGTGGTCGCCTTCATCGAAGCTAAGAAGGCTTAA
- the fabG gene encoding 3-oxoacyl-[acyl-carrier-protein] reductase: MGKLTGKKAIVTGASRGIGLAIATKLASEGADVAILSTSVKEELAAKLSAELGVQVKSYACNVADSETVQNVFKQIIADMGTVDILVNNAGITRDGLLMRMKDEDFDAVIATNLRSVFLCTRAVARTMMGKRTGRIINISSINALHGQAGQANYAAAKAGIIGMTRSNAMEFASRGITVNAIAPGFIGTDMTAAMDEATKEKYAAQIPLGRIGKPEDIANAAAFLASDDACYITGQILGVDGGLNA, encoded by the coding sequence ATGGGTAAACTTACTGGTAAAAAGGCAATCGTGACGGGCGCTTCTCGCGGTATCGGTCTCGCCATTGCAACCAAGCTCGCCAGCGAAGGTGCTGACGTCGCCATCCTTTCCACTTCGGTCAAGGAAGAATTGGCCGCCAAACTTTCCGCCGAACTTGGGGTGCAGGTCAAGAGCTATGCTTGCAACGTGGCCGACTCCGAAACGGTGCAGAACGTGTTCAAGCAGATCATTGCTGACATGGGCACGGTCGACATTTTGGTCAACAACGCCGGTATTACCCGCGATGGCCTGCTTATGCGCATGAAGGACGAAGACTTCGACGCCGTGATCGCCACGAACCTGCGTTCCGTGTTCCTTTGCACCCGCGCTGTCGCCCGCACCATGATGGGCAAGCGTACCGGCCGCATTATCAACATTTCGAGCATTAACGCACTGCATGGCCAGGCCGGTCAGGCTAACTATGCCGCTGCCAAGGCTGGCATTATCGGTATGACCCGCTCGAACGCCATGGAATTTGCCTCTCGCGGCATTACCGTGAACGCGATTGCCCCCGGTTTTATCGGTACCGACATGACCGCCGCCATGGATGAGGCCACCAAGGAAAAGTATGCCGCCCAGATTCCGCTCGGCCGCATCGGAAAACCCGAAGATATTGCCAACGCTGCCGCATTTTTGGCATCGGACGACGCCTGCTACATCACCGGCCAGATTCTTGGCGTCGATGGTGGGTTGAACGCCTAG